In a genomic window of Candidatus Dadabacteria bacterium:
- a CDS encoding thiol peroxidase, with translation MERDDAVKMKGNPITLIGPELKKGDKAPDFRCMEAFGSEVDLGSFGDDVKVFNVVVSVDTPVCDVQIKRFNEEAAGLSDSVQIITVSMDLPFAQSRYCAAAGVERVRTASDYQYASFGEAYGVLIKENRLLARSIFVVGPDNTLAHVEYVGDIVNEPDYEAALAAIRSIG, from the coding sequence ATGGAAAGAGATGACGCTGTAAAAATGAAGGGCAATCCGATCACGCTTATCGGTCCCGAGCTCAAAAAGGGCGATAAAGCTCCCGATTTCAGGTGCATGGAGGCTTTTGGGAGCGAGGTAGATCTTGGGAGCTTTGGTGACGACGTAAAGGTTTTCAACGTCGTGGTTTCAGTGGACACTCCGGTCTGCGATGTTCAGATAAAGAGGTTCAACGAGGAAGCCGCGGGGCTTTCGGACTCGGTACAGATAATAACGGTGAGCATGGATCTTCCGTTTGCGCAGAGCCGCTACTGCGCGGCCGCCGGAGTGGAGAGGGTAAGAACAGCATCTGATTACCAGTACGCTTCTTTCGGCGAGGCCTACGGGGTGCTTATAAAGGAAAACCGTCTTCTTGCTCGCTCGATTTTTGTTGTGGGTCCCGATAACACGCTTGCTCATGTTGAATACGTAGGCGATATAGTGAACGAGCCCGATTACGAGGCGGCGCTTGCGGCAATAAGATCAATAGGATAG
- a CDS encoding DUF59 domain-containing protein yields the protein MSEATERPEVSEGDVMEVLGDIYDPEIPIDIVNLGLVYRVAVEGSHVDIDMTMTSPGCPAATQIVAEAKYLVEELDGVSEVNIEIVWDPPWDPGKMSEAAKESLGMF from the coding sequence ATGAGCGAGGCAACTGAGAGACCCGAAGTCAGCGAAGGTGACGTGATGGAGGTGCTCGGCGACATATACGATCCCGAGATACCGATAGATATAGTTAATCTGGGCCTTGTCTACCGGGTTGCCGTAGAAGGTTCCCATGTGGATATCGATATGACGATGACATCTCCTGGATGTCCCGCCGCAACACAGATAGTTGCCGAGGCCAAGTACCTTGTCGAAGAGCTTGACGGAGTTTCCGAGGTGAACATAGAGATCGTGTGGGACCCTCCCTGGGATCCGGGGAAGATGAGCGAAGCGGCAAAGGAAAGTCTGGGGATGTTCTGA
- a CDS encoding peroxiredoxin: MGKDLEIGSHAPDFEAETYGAEKIKLSDFYSKGTVALYFYPRDNTSGCTKEACSLRDAEEELASLGVQVLGVSTDGVKSHENFRDKFSLNFPLLSDKSREIVDLYGARSKFGSARRFTFLIEKGGRIAHIWKKVKTSSHAEEIAEKVKELGL; the protein is encoded by the coding sequence ATGGGAAAAGATCTTGAGATAGGGAGCCATGCCCCCGATTTTGAAGCCGAGACCTACGGAGCTGAGAAGATAAAACTGAGCGACTTCTATTCAAAAGGGACCGTGGCGCTTTACTTTTACCCCAGGGACAACACTTCAGGCTGTACGAAGGAAGCCTGTTCGCTTCGCGACGCGGAGGAGGAGCTTGCGTCCCTTGGAGTGCAGGTCCTGGGGGTAAGCACAGACGGGGTGAAGTCCCATGAGAACTTCAGAGACAAGTTTTCGCTTAATTTCCCTCTGCTTAGCGACAAAAGCAGGGAGATAGTGGATCTCTACGGGGCAAGAAGCAAGTTCGGTTCCGCCCGCAGATTCACCTTCCTTATTGAAAAAGGAGGCAGGATAGCCCATATCTGGAAAAAGGTGAAAACCTCGTCTCACGCCGAAGAGATAGCCGAGAAGGTAAAAGAGCTGGGTTTGTAG
- the bioD gene encoding dethiobiotin synthase: MKDLPKAVFITGTDTGVGKTAVTAALAVLLRGKGLLTGVIKPFQTGTELDGLSDAEFIYGFLGEDFVLSEVSPCRLRTPLSPYRAASIEGVEIPLEDIIEHTRDYISQNDVTLIEGAGGLSVPVTESYMMADLAVDLDAPMVIVARPGLGTLNHIALSLEYARQKDARVLGVVINGFPEPADVASVTNPAVLRDVFSVNILGVLPHFPGLNVEGGSFSELSEAGESCFSPLFGGNFSADAFLEELSRKTGW; encoded by the coding sequence ATGAAAGATCTTCCCAAAGCCGTTTTCATCACCGGCACCGACACGGGAGTGGGTAAAACCGCGGTTACCGCGGCACTTGCGGTCCTCCTCCGGGGAAAAGGCCTTCTGACCGGGGTAATAAAGCCGTTTCAGACGGGAACGGAACTTGACGGTCTGAGTGACGCTGAATTCATCTACGGATTTTTAGGGGAGGACTTTGTGCTGTCAGAGGTTTCTCCCTGTCGACTGCGAACTCCTCTTTCCCCCTACCGCGCAGCCTCGATTGAAGGGGTTGAGATTCCCCTCGAGGATATAATAGAACATACGCGGGATTACATATCGCAAAACGACGTGACCCTTATTGAAGGCGCCGGAGGTCTCTCCGTGCCCGTTACCGAAAGCTACATGATGGCTGATCTTGCTGTTGATCTTGATGCTCCGATGGTTATAGTCGCGCGTCCGGGGCTTGGCACCCTTAACCATATAGCTCTTTCGCTTGAGTACGCGAGGCAGAAAGACGCCCGTGTGCTAGGGGTCGTGATAAACGGTTTTCCAGAACCTGCGGATGTGGCTTCTGTGACCAACCCGGCCGTTTTGAGGGATGTTTTTTCAGTGAACATACTGGGGGTTTTGCCCCATTTTCCGGGGCTTAATGTTGAGGGCGGTTCCTTTTCCGAACTCAGCGAGGCAGGGGAGAGCTGTTTTTCCCCGCTTTTCGGGGGAAATTTCTCGGCGGACGCCTTTTTGGAAGAGCTTTCTCGGAAAACGGGATGGTGA
- a CDS encoding cytochrome c3 family protein, with translation MKRERQRFLRIAITALFISAGFFLYAESAESRDKGPAQPVLFSHKIHAGDNKIKCETCHSYTEVSPHPGIPSMQKCMGCHSYVAGRDVEYTTQGGQTINIREEINKVKGYWRRQEPIPWVKVTGMYGTTSAGMPEFVRFNHKRHIKRGFECSTCHGEVEKMDVVHKAKDLTMGFCISCHEENADDEQHKTELKDCLTCHY, from the coding sequence ATGAAGAGAGAGAGACAGAGATTTCTGCGTATTGCTATAACCGCTTTGTTTATATCGGCAGGCTTTTTCCTGTACGCAGAAAGCGCCGAGAGCAGGGACAAAGGGCCCGCGCAACCCGTTCTCTTCAGCCACAAGATACACGCCGGGGACAACAAGATAAAGTGTGAGACATGCCACAGTTACACGGAAGTTTCTCCCCATCCCGGTATTCCCTCGATGCAGAAGTGCATGGGATGTCATTCCTATGTTGCCGGAAGGGACGTTGAATACACAACGCAGGGGGGGCAGACGATCAACATAAGAGAGGAGATAAACAAGGTAAAGGGTTACTGGCGAAGGCAGGAACCGATACCGTGGGTAAAGGTTACTGGAATGTACGGCACGACCTCCGCGGGAATGCCGGAGTTTGTGCGGTTTAACCATAAAAGGCACATAAAGCGCGGATTTGAGTGCAGTACCTGTCACGGGGAAGTGGAGAAAATGGACGTGGTTCACAAGGCAAAGGACCTTACGATGGGGTTCTGCATATCGTGTCACGAGGAAAATGCTGACGACGAGCAGCACAAAACTGAGCTTAAGGATTGTCTGACCTGCCATTACTAG
- a CDS encoding molybdopterin-dependent oxidoreductase encodes MSRKEKKGKEGMKRRDFLKVLGVVGGTAAVAGSCSEPVEQIIPYVIPPENVIPGVPKFYTTTCRECSSGCGLVVKNREGRAIKVEGNPESPINMGKTCAVGQASLQGLYNPDRVRSPLVRNPETQRFEAAGWQRGEEILAEKLNSLGSGKIVYLSNDISGTYSKFVAEFLKPLRGKHYVYETFSHEPIRKANSIVFGRDEIPSYRIDKADYLLSFGADYLETWLSTVSNSIGHSKLRDIDHGKTGQIVHIEPRSGMTASNADTWIAAKPGTEQYLALGIANVMISKGLNKVAAGPVAKMVSGYTPEKVAALTEVSADTIEKIARDFTASKSLAIGGGAANTGSNATETMVAVNILNYLAGNIGETVDFSDPLSISGANTFGDMKKLVEEMRSGKVEILIVHNVNPVFTLPGELKVAEALEKVPFIVSLSAFLDETSEKAHLVLPESTNFESWGDYSPKKSVTGIVQPVMRPVFNTKSAGDTLISVSKNVEALKNAFAEKKYYDYLRGAWKERAAIIAPGTGFEKFWEDLVVKGLVTTTPAPVEVALSPKVSSVSFSDPKFSGEGSFHLIAYPSYRFLDGRGANKPWLQELPDALTTSVWDSWLEINPAVAAKMGLEDGSYVKVNVPGGSFEVQVFVYEGIRPDTVAIPLGQGHTSYGRYAKGRGVNPFALLPAATDALSGGLSLLSTKASVSSLRKRDLLVRTQYTKTQGERHVTKTVALDQLGHNGAHHGSEHSKHPDFYPEKEYSKYRWGMAIDLNKCTGCGACVTACSAENNIPFVGKKQIAKRREMNWIRIERFFEKNSDGSLDVRFLPMLCQQCGNAPCEPVCPVFATYHNHEGLNGMIYNRCVGTRYCANNCTYKVRRFNWYTYKFPEPLNWQLNPDVTVRSKGIMEKCTFCVQRISYGKDLAKDEGRLLRDREVMTACEQACPSDAIVFGNLLDEKSEASVLSEDERGYKVLEVVNTKPAITYLKKVKQERV; translated from the coding sequence ATGTCTCGGAAAGAAAAGAAAGGAAAAGAGGGTATGAAAAGAAGGGATTTTCTGAAGGTGCTCGGAGTGGTGGGCGGTACGGCCGCAGTTGCCGGAAGCTGTTCGGAACCCGTCGAGCAGATAATTCCTTATGTTATTCCTCCTGAAAACGTTATTCCCGGAGTGCCGAAGTTCTACACAACGACCTGCAGGGAGTGTTCTTCCGGCTGCGGTCTTGTGGTGAAAAACCGCGAGGGCCGGGCCATAAAGGTTGAAGGCAACCCTGAGAGCCCGATAAACATGGGCAAGACGTGCGCCGTGGGTCAGGCGTCTCTTCAGGGTCTTTACAATCCCGACAGAGTACGCTCGCCGCTTGTACGCAACCCTGAAACCCAAAGATTCGAAGCCGCAGGCTGGCAGCGGGGCGAGGAAATACTCGCAGAGAAATTAAATTCTCTCGGCTCGGGAAAGATCGTCTATCTGAGCAATGACATATCGGGAACTTACTCAAAGTTCGTGGCTGAGTTCCTAAAACCCCTGAGGGGAAAGCATTACGTTTACGAGACTTTTTCCCACGAACCCATCAGAAAAGCAAACTCAATAGTTTTCGGAAGAGACGAAATTCCTTCCTACAGGATAGACAAAGCGGACTATCTTCTCTCCTTCGGGGCTGATTATCTTGAGACGTGGCTTTCCACGGTTTCAAACTCCATTGGACATTCAAAGCTAAGAGACATAGATCATGGAAAAACCGGCCAGATAGTCCATATAGAACCGCGCTCCGGAATGACCGCTTCAAACGCCGACACATGGATCGCGGCAAAGCCGGGTACCGAGCAGTACCTTGCTCTCGGGATCGCCAACGTGATGATCTCAAAGGGCCTTAACAAGGTTGCCGCCGGGCCTGTAGCGAAAATGGTCTCCGGATACACACCCGAGAAAGTCGCAGCGCTCACCGAAGTGTCCGCAGACACGATAGAGAAAATCGCCCGCGACTTCACAGCTTCTAAGAGCCTCGCGATAGGAGGTGGTGCCGCCAACACCGGATCGAACGCCACCGAGACCATGGTTGCCGTGAACATACTGAACTACCTTGCCGGAAACATCGGCGAGACGGTTGATTTCTCAGATCCGCTCTCAATCTCGGGAGCGAACACTTTCGGCGATATGAAGAAGCTCGTGGAAGAGATGAGGTCGGGCAAGGTGGAGATTCTCATCGTTCATAACGTGAACCCGGTTTTCACGCTTCCGGGAGAGCTGAAAGTTGCCGAGGCGCTTGAAAAGGTGCCGTTTATCGTGAGTCTCTCCGCGTTTCTTGACGAAACTTCCGAGAAAGCGCACCTAGTCCTTCCCGAAAGCACTAATTTTGAAAGCTGGGGCGACTACAGCCCGAAAAAAAGCGTGACCGGCATCGTTCAGCCCGTTATGAGACCCGTTTTCAATACCAAATCCGCGGGAGATACGCTTATATCGGTTTCAAAGAACGTCGAGGCGCTTAAAAATGCATTTGCCGAGAAAAAATACTACGACTATCTGAGAGGTGCCTGGAAGGAAAGGGCCGCGATAATCGCTCCCGGAACGGGCTTTGAGAAATTCTGGGAGGATCTTGTCGTAAAAGGTTTGGTAACGACCACTCCCGCGCCCGTCGAGGTCGCTCTTTCACCGAAGGTAAGTTCCGTTTCGTTCAGTGACCCGAAGTTCAGCGGAGAAGGGAGTTTCCACCTGATCGCTTACCCCTCCTACAGGTTTCTGGACGGAAGGGGAGCGAACAAGCCGTGGCTTCAGGAACTTCCCGACGCTCTTACCACTTCCGTGTGGGATTCGTGGCTTGAGATAAATCCCGCGGTCGCGGCGAAAATGGGGCTTGAGGACGGTTCTTACGTGAAGGTTAATGTTCCCGGGGGGAGCTTTGAGGTCCAGGTTTTCGTCTACGAGGGAATAAGGCCTGATACTGTGGCAATTCCTCTGGGGCAAGGACACACTTCCTACGGAAGGTACGCGAAGGGAAGGGGAGTCAATCCTTTTGCCCTGCTGCCGGCGGCGACCGACGCGCTTTCAGGGGGACTTTCACTGCTCTCAACAAAGGCGAGCGTTTCATCGCTTAGAAAAAGGGATCTGCTCGTAAGGACACAGTACACGAAGACCCAGGGAGAGAGGCACGTAACAAAGACCGTCGCTCTTGACCAGCTTGGTCACAACGGCGCCCATCATGGATCGGAGCACTCAAAGCATCCTGATTTCTACCCGGAAAAAGAATACTCGAAATACAGATGGGGAATGGCCATAGACCTTAACAAGTGTACCGGGTGCGGGGCCTGCGTGACGGCGTGTTCCGCGGAGAACAACATTCCATTCGTAGGAAAGAAGCAGATAGCGAAACGCCGCGAGATGAACTGGATCCGCATAGAGAGATTTTTTGAGAAGAACAGCGACGGAAGTCTTGACGTGAGATTTCTGCCCATGCTCTGCCAGCAGTGCGGAAACGCTCCTTGCGAGCCTGTGTGTCCGGTTTTCGCGACTTACCACAACCACGAGGGGCTAAACGGCATGATATACAACCGCTGCGTGGGAACCAGGTACTGCGCGAACAACTGCACATACAAGGTGAGAAGATTCAACTGGTATACCTACAAGTTCCCCGAGCCGCTTAACTGGCAGCTTAATCCCGACGTGACCGTGAGGTCGAAGGGAATCATGGAAAAATGCACCTTCTGCGTTCAGAGAATAAGTTACGGGAAGGACCTCGCCAAGGATGAAGGAAGGCTTCTTCGCGACAGAGAGGTTATGACGGCCTGCGAGCAGGCATGTCCGAGCGACGCCATAGTGTTCGGCAACCTGCTTGACGAGAAAAGCGAGGCGTCGGTGCTCTCTGAGGATGAGAGGGGCTACAAGGTTCTGGAAGTGGTAAACACCAAGCCCGCGATTACCTATCTTAAGAAAGTCAAACAGGAAAGAGTGTGA
- a CDS encoding hydrogenase, which translates to MSQTQQTPLTYARITEDVVRMVDKPSAKWWALFLPTVALVGLGVTCFFYQVATGLGVAGYRHPVFWGVYITDFVFWVGIAHSGTLISAILYLFRARFRMSIYRIAEAMTVFAVLTAGLFPIIHLGRPWNFLWLIPYPNSRELWINFKSPLVWDVFAVGTYLTVSSVFFVVGMIPDIAAIRDKVKETPRKIIYSILSFGWKGSNREWLHYTRAYLYFAALATPLVLSVHSVVSWDFAMGNVPGWHTTIFPPYFVAGAIFSGLAMVITLTIPIRKIFHLEDYITLDNYDGMAKLIILTSCIVTYAYAAELFMAWYSGSPYEWGQFVYRMTGEYAFFYWTMVVCNCVVPIVLWWEKVRKNIKALFVISILINIGMWFERFNIIVISLSRDFHPGSWGIYKISFVEAGITIGSFAWFFMFFLLFVKTLPAVSIAEMKEILPVPKKKGG; encoded by the coding sequence ATGAGCCAGACGCAGCAGACGCCTTTAACTTACGCGAGAATAACCGAAGACGTAGTCAGGATGGTAGATAAGCCGTCTGCGAAGTGGTGGGCGCTTTTTCTTCCCACGGTGGCGCTTGTGGGACTCGGTGTCACGTGCTTTTTCTACCAGGTGGCTACGGGACTTGGAGTTGCTGGCTACCGTCACCCGGTCTTCTGGGGAGTCTACATAACCGATTTCGTTTTCTGGGTCGGAATAGCGCACTCGGGAACCCTCATCTCGGCCATACTTTACCTGTTCCGCGCGAGGTTCAGGATGTCCATATACAGAATCGCCGAGGCCATGACGGTTTTCGCGGTTCTAACGGCTGGACTCTTTCCCATAATCCACCTCGGAAGACCATGGAACTTCCTGTGGCTCATACCCTATCCGAATTCAAGGGAGCTGTGGATAAACTTCAAGTCCCCGCTTGTCTGGGACGTATTCGCGGTAGGCACCTATCTTACGGTGAGTTCGGTGTTCTTCGTGGTTGGAATGATTCCCGACATCGCGGCTATAAGGGACAAGGTGAAGGAAACTCCGAGAAAAATCATATACTCGATTCTTTCCTTCGGATGGAAAGGCTCGAACAGGGAATGGCTTCACTACACTAGGGCGTATCTTTATTTCGCGGCCCTCGCCACGCCGCTTGTTCTCTCGGTTCACAGCGTAGTGTCCTGGGACTTCGCCATGGGTAACGTTCCCGGGTGGCACACCACCATATTCCCTCCGTATTTCGTCGCGGGAGCCATCTTCTCGGGACTCGCGATGGTTATAACGCTTACCATACCGATAAGGAAGATTTTCCACCTCGAGGACTACATAACGCTTGATAACTACGACGGCATGGCGAAGCTCATAATCCTGACCTCCTGCATAGTCACCTATGCCTATGCGGCGGAACTTTTCATGGCGTGGTACAGCGGAAGTCCCTATGAGTGGGGACAGTTTGTGTACAGAATGACAGGAGAGTACGCGTTTTTCTACTGGACGATGGTGGTATGCAACTGCGTAGTTCCGATAGTGCTTTGGTGGGAGAAGGTAAGGAAGAACATAAAGGCCCTTTTCGTCATCTCCATACTGATAAACATAGGGATGTGGTTTGAGCGGTTCAACATCATCGTCATATCGCTTTCGAGAGATTTTCACCCTGGCTCGTGGGGCATATACAAGATATCGTTTGTCGAGGCCGGCATAACGATCGGAAGTTTTGCGTGGTTCTTCATGTTCTTCTTGCTGTTCGTGAAGACTCTGCCGGCAGTCTCCATAGCGGAGATGAAGGAAATACTTCCGGTGCCGAAGAAGAAGGGAGGTTAG
- a CDS encoding DUF3341 domain-containing protein, whose product MDQGVVGIYSYQDSVLSAVEKLKEAGYRNMRVFSPFPSHEIEEAIDLPESPVRFFTLFGGLLGATCGIGFTVLTSSSWPIAVSAKPIVSIIPYMVIVFELTVLFGALSTFLGLIINSLIRKRTPIRLYDERFSDDKFGIAVVCEKEKIGAVEAILNSTGAEEIKFDEA is encoded by the coding sequence ATGGATCAGGGCGTAGTCGGAATTTACTCATATCAGGATTCGGTTCTTTCGGCCGTGGAAAAACTCAAGGAGGCGGGTTACCGCAACATGAGGGTGTTTTCCCCGTTCCCGAGCCACGAGATTGAGGAGGCGATTGATCTGCCGGAGAGCCCGGTGCGGTTTTTCACCCTCTTCGGAGGCCTGCTGGGGGCGACCTGCGGAATCGGCTTTACGGTTCTGACTTCAAGTTCGTGGCCCATAGCCGTGAGCGCAAAGCCCATAGTCTCCATAATTCCCTACATGGTGATTGTTTTTGAGCTTACGGTGCTTTTCGGCGCGCTTTCAACCTTTCTGGGGCTGATAATAAATTCCCTCATAAGAAAAAGAACCCCGATAAGGCTCTATGACGAGCGTTTCTCTGATGATAAGTTCGGCATCGCGGTTGTATGCGAAAAGGAGAAAATAGGGGCCGTCGAAGCGATATTAAATTCTACGGGAGCTGAAGAGATCAAGTTTGATGAGGCATAG
- a CDS encoding c-type cytochrome: MRHREFFRTVSGETRFFNFLGGLKVCATLVFAVTLSLSSAHSLPWSWDMWSQDSIQPYEEPVLFPRNSISTDGKKTKLEDRNSVELIEKGPVPQSEESFARGAKVFKEQCAVCHGPGGLGDGIIIKKGLGFYPVNLTTPAVSQRSDGYIYAYIRYGGKVMMPPYSENISEQDAWHVVNYVRKLQNPGSAKENQ; the protein is encoded by the coding sequence ATGAGGCATAGAGAGTTCTTTCGGACAGTTTCGGGAGAAACCCGGTTTTTCAATTTCCTCGGGGGATTGAAGGTGTGTGCGACGCTCGTTTTTGCGGTAACACTCTCCCTTTCTTCCGCCCATTCGCTTCCGTGGTCTTGGGACATGTGGTCCCAGGACTCGATTCAGCCCTATGAGGAGCCCGTGCTCTTCCCGCGCAACTCGATCTCCACCGACGGGAAGAAGACAAAGCTTGAAGACAGAAACAGCGTCGAATTGATAGAAAAAGGGCCGGTCCCGCAAAGCGAAGAGTCGTTTGCCAGGGGAGCGAAGGTTTTCAAGGAGCAGTGCGCCGTGTGCCACGGTCCGGGGGGATTGGGAGACGGAATCATAATAAAGAAAGGACTCGGTTTTTATCCCGTTAACCTTACCACGCCGGCTGTAAGTCAGAGAAGCGACGGCTATATCTACGCCTATATACGCTACGGGGGCAAAGTGATGATGCCTCCTTACAGCGAGAACATATCGGAGCAGGATGCTTGGCACGTGGTCAATTACGTAAGGAAACTTCAGAACCCGGGTTCTGCCAAGGAGAATCAATAA